A stretch of the Thiocystis violascens DSM 198 genome encodes the following:
- a CDS encoding SurA N-terminal domain-containing protein, with protein sequence MLQTIRDRAQGWIAWAIVVLISVPFALWGIQSYLGVGGEPVVAKINGVEIPARELDRRVQEARIELRERLGAAYDLAALDDKQLRAEVLDEMVREVLLLDVTRRLGLRVSDREIQIQVLSEPAFQQDGRFDQGAYERILELQGMTPALFESRLRQQMTGTQLVRAVSGSEFVTRSELSQYQRLAQQKRELTYARFPVADFASAEPIDETAITAYYESNAARFQTPEQVKLDYLILDASTLSGTAEIGEEELRRHYDDDPARFTQPERRKVSHLLLSVPSDADEAAANQVLSEIKAVRDRLLAGESLDELAKQVSDDPGSAAKGGSLGMIEKGVMVPAFEQVAFTLPAGELSEPVRTQFGYHLIRVDEIVPSVVKPFEEVREQLRAELAKQSADALFYELGERLANLVYESPDSLEPAAEELGLAIQQSDWIGREGGEGILGQPKVLAAAFSNEVLVEGNNSDLIEPERDSLQAIVLRFVEHRPAATKPLDEVREEIVAEIGREKARLAAEMAAESAAAKLRDGADWAATLGTLKLEEPGLVDRQTTSVPAPILDTAFTLPAPSEGSISVGTAALDHGDAAVVRLIRVQDGEVESEDAGQTAPEASMLSQLMARQLYADMLRDMESRAKIERKAASSVEDL encoded by the coding sequence ATGCTTCAAACCATCCGGGATCGCGCTCAGGGTTGGATTGCCTGGGCCATCGTTGTTCTGATCAGCGTGCCCTTCGCTCTGTGGGGGATTCAGTCCTATCTGGGTGTCGGGGGAGAGCCGGTCGTGGCAAAAATTAACGGCGTGGAGATTCCCGCCCGCGAGTTGGATCGGCGGGTTCAGGAGGCCAGAATCGAACTCCGGGAGCGTCTCGGCGCGGCCTATGACCTTGCGGCCCTCGATGACAAGCAACTCCGCGCCGAGGTGCTCGACGAGATGGTTCGCGAGGTACTGTTGCTGGATGTGACGCGGCGCCTGGGTCTTCGCGTGTCGGATCGCGAAATCCAGATTCAGGTGCTCTCCGAGCCGGCGTTCCAGCAGGATGGGCGCTTCGATCAGGGGGCCTATGAGCGCATCCTTGAACTCCAGGGAATGACGCCCGCCTTGTTCGAGTCTCGATTGCGCCAGCAGATGACCGGCACCCAGTTGGTCCGCGCCGTATCCGGCAGCGAATTCGTCACTCGATCCGAACTCTCGCAGTATCAGCGCCTCGCGCAACAGAAGCGCGAATTGACCTATGCGCGCTTCCCCGTCGCCGATTTTGCGTCCGCGGAGCCGATTGACGAGACCGCGATCACGGCCTATTACGAATCGAATGCGGCACGCTTTCAGACGCCCGAACAAGTCAAACTCGACTACCTGATCCTCGACGCGAGCACGCTGTCAGGCACAGCCGAGATCGGCGAAGAGGAACTGCGCCGTCATTACGATGACGATCCGGCGCGTTTCACTCAACCGGAGCGTCGTAAGGTCAGTCATCTGCTGCTCAGTGTCCCGAGCGATGCGGATGAGGCCGCGGCCAACCAGGTGTTGTCCGAGATCAAGGCGGTTCGTGATCGTCTTCTGGCTGGCGAATCCCTCGATGAATTGGCGAAACAGGTGTCCGACGATCCCGGCAGTGCCGCGAAGGGCGGTTCGCTCGGCATGATCGAGAAGGGCGTCATGGTCCCTGCCTTCGAGCAGGTCGCGTTTACGCTTCCGGCGGGAGAACTGAGCGAGCCGGTGCGGACCCAATTCGGTTATCACCTGATCCGGGTGGACGAAATCGTGCCCTCGGTGGTCAAGCCGTTCGAGGAAGTTCGCGAGCAATTACGCGCGGAACTCGCCAAGCAAAGCGCCGATGCCCTGTTCTACGAGTTGGGCGAACGACTGGCGAATCTCGTCTACGAATCGCCGGACAGTCTGGAACCGGCTGCCGAGGAATTGGGTCTTGCCATCCAGCAGAGCGACTGGATCGGTCGCGAGGGCGGCGAGGGAATCCTTGGCCAGCCCAAGGTGCTTGCCGCCGCGTTCAGCAATGAGGTGCTTGTCGAGGGCAACAACAGCGACCTGATCGAGCCGGAGCGCGATTCGCTCCAGGCAATCGTGTTGCGGTTTGTCGAACATCGTCCCGCGGCAACCAAACCGCTGGACGAGGTGCGCGAGGAGATCGTGGCCGAGATCGGCAGGGAAAAAGCCCGGCTGGCCGCCGAGATGGCCGCCGAGTCCGCCGCCGCAAAGTTACGCGATGGGGCGGACTGGGCGGCGACGCTTGGGACTCTCAAGCTGGAGGAGCCAGGGCTTGTGGATCGGCAGACGACCAGCGTGCCCGCGCCGATCCTCGACACGGCCTTCACATTGCCGGCGCCAAGCGAGGGATCCATCAGCGTCGGGACGGCTGCGCTCGATCATGGTGACGCGGCGGTCGTGCGACTGATCCGCGTACAGGATGGAGAGGTCGAATCGGAGGATGCCGGTCAGACGGCGCCGGAGGCCTCCATGCTGTCTCAATTGATGGCGCGGCAACTCTATGCCGACATGCTGAGAGACATGGAAAGTCGCGCGAAGATCGAGCGAAAGGCTGCCAGTTCCGTGGAAGATCTCTGA
- a CDS encoding HU family DNA-binding protein — protein MNKSELIEKMADAADISKAAAARALDAMTDEIAIVLKEGGTVSLIGFGTFSIKERAARTGRNPQTGDPIEIKASKTPSFKAGKALKDAVQ, from the coding sequence ATGAATAAATCGGAACTCATCGAAAAAATGGCGGACGCCGCCGATATCTCCAAGGCCGCTGCGGCGCGTGCCCTGGACGCAATGACCGATGAAATCGCCATCGTCTTGAAGGAGGGCGGTACGGTTTCGCTGATCGGCTTTGGGACTTTTTCGATCAAGGAGCGGGCCGCCCGCACCGGGCGGAATCCTCAGACTGGCGACCCCATTGAAATCAAGGCATCCAAAACGCCTTCATTTAAAGCTGGCAAAGCGCTGAAGGACGCCGTACAATAG